From Polaribacter haliotis:
CATAAAAATGAATTTCAGTAACATCATCTTTAATGTTTATTAACTGAAACATATTAATAATTCTATTGTGCAATTCTTCTTCTGGAACAACTGCTGGATTCAAACCTAAAGTTCTAGCTCTAAATTCTTCTTTTTTATCTTTATTTATGGCTATCCAATCTGCCTTGGTAGAACCTCCATCAGCTATTAATATCATATTTGTTTGTATTTAATATCAAATATATAACAACAGAAGCATTTAGACAATAATTACTAAAACTTCAATCGTTTTCGTCAAGACAAATAATTTGAAATGTCGTAAATTTGTAATAAAAAATTACTTATGCTTTTTTTTAAGAAAAAAACAATGCCATTAACGGATTTTTTCTCAGATAATTTTATTGATATCCATTCTCATTTATTGCCAGGAATAGATGATGGTGCTAAAAATATAGAAAAATCTTTAGAATTAATTTTGAAGATGTATTCGTATGGAATAAAAAATTTTATAACAACTCCTCACGTTTTAGGTGATATATATCCTAATTCTACTGAAACGATAAAAAGCAAACTTGCTGACGTACAAAATGCCTTAAAAGATAAAGGGTATACTGATATTAAAATAGATGCAGCTGCAGAATATATGATGGACGAACAATTTAGCATTCGTTTAGAAAAGAATGATATTCTTCCGCTAAAAGATAATTATATTTTGGTAGAAATGTCTTATTTTAATGCTCCTATTAATTTATATGAAATACTTTTTGAAATTCAACTAAAAGGATACAAGCCAGTTTTAGCACATCCAGAAAGATATAATTTTTATCACAATGATTTTGACAACTATTACAAACTTAAAAAGGCAGGTTGTCTATTTCAGCTGAATTTACTTTCTTTAACAGAACAATATGGTAAAAATGTACAAAAGATTAGCAACGAACTTTTAAAGGTAAATATGTACGATTTTGTGGGTACAGACACGCATCATAATCAGCATTTAGAATTACTTAAAAAAATTGGAACGAAGAAGAATTATAAAAAAATCGAGCATTTAATATTAAATAATAGTAAAGTATTTAATTAAAAAATGCGCAATTTAAATTGCGCATTTTTTAATTTTATCATATTTCTATTTAGAAAACATCTTTTTATACCAAGGTTTTGTTTCATCTTCGGAAAGATAACCATAACCATAACCACCATATCCATAACCATAGCTTCGCTTTGGATCTGTATCGTTTAAAACGATAGACATGTTTGGTAAACGTTTACTTTTGTACAATTCCTCTGGAACAGCTAATAATCTTTTATCTAAATAATTTGCTCTTACCACATATAAAAACATATCTGCATATTTAGAAATTAAAAGAGTATCTGTTACCAAGTTAACTGGAGCAGTATCAACGATAATAAAATCGTAATAATCTAAGTCTCTAACTTCTTTAAACAAGTCCTCAATACTCTTACTAGCTAATAATTCAGCAGGATTTGGAGGAATAGCTCCTGATGATATAATATCCAAACCTTTAGCTTCAGGAATAGTAAATTTAATATCATCTAAAGATAAATCATCATTTGTAATATAATTAGTTACCCCTTTACGACTTTCAATACCAAGGTATTCTGTTACTTTTGGAGCACGTAAATCCATTCCCATTAAAAGCACCTTTTTATTAGATAAAGCTAAAGTAGCAGCTAAATTTATGGATATAAAAGATTTCCCCTCGCCACTAGTGGTTGAAGTTATAAATATAAACTTACTACTTTGGCTATTGTTAGCAAGCATAAAGTCTAAGTTTGTTCTTATTAATCGAAATGCCTCCGAACCACTTGACCTTGCATCATGACTAACAATAATTTTTTGATCACTTTCAGATCTTGGTATATCACCAAGAAAAGGAACTGATAAAGCTGCTTCAATATCTTTTTTATTATGAATTTTTGTATCTAGTAAATTCTTTAAATAAATAATTACGAAAGGAACTAATATCCCTAATAACATTACTGCTAAATAAATAATTTTTTTCTTTGGGGAAACAGGTATTCCTGAACTATAAGCTACATCAATAATTTTAGCATTTGGAACAGTAACAGCCAACGAAATTGCAGTTTCCTCCTTCTTTTTTAATAAGTAGGAATATAAATTTGCTATAATCTCTTGTTGCCTTGCGATATCTATATACCCTCTTTCAATAGTTGGTATAGAAGAAACCTTGTTATTTACCAAGCTTGCAGCTCTTTGTAGACTGTTTAATTCCGATTTTAAGGAAAAAATTAAATTTTCAATACTTTTTCCTAAATTCAGTCTTAAATTTTCAATTTCAGACATAAGCTGTAAAATTTCAGGATTTTTCTCACCAGCATTAATACTCAATTTATTTTTTGCTAAGACTAATTCATTATATCTATCGATTGAAGACGATACACTTGGGTCACTAAATCCAAGAATTTGAGGCAATGTCTTGTCTGAAGAGTTGTTTTTTCTTAAATTATTTGAAATTGATTCCGCATATGCTAATTGAATTTTTAAATCAATTAATTTTTCATTATTTTTGGATGCATTTTCCAAAGCTAACTCACCTTCTTTTGACAAACCGGTTATACTGTTATCTTTTTTATAATTTTTTGCCGAATCTTGGATAGAAGCTAAATCTAAATATACTTTTGCTAATCTCTCTTCCAAAAATTCCTTTGTTTTTTTTGATACT
This genomic window contains:
- a CDS encoding tyrosine-protein phosphatase; translated protein: MLFFKKKTMPLTDFFSDNFIDIHSHLLPGIDDGAKNIEKSLELILKMYSYGIKNFITTPHVLGDIYPNSTETIKSKLADVQNALKDKGYTDIKIDAAAEYMMDEQFSIRLEKNDILPLKDNYILVEMSYFNAPINLYEILFEIQLKGYKPVLAHPERYNFYHNDFDNYYKLKKAGCLFQLNLLSLTEQYGKNVQKISNELLKVNMYDFVGTDTHHNQHLELLKKIGTKKNYKKIEHLILNNSKVFN
- a CDS encoding GumC family protein, which produces MNSKSEMINNQLQENSDTINIREEIEKYALHWKWFVFGVVIAILGAFLYLRYTTPQYNASATIMIKDNQKSGISQELSAIADLGIVGTGSVNNTDNEIEIIKSRKIIGQVVDSLDLNISYFREGRIKKTELYKTSPIRLIFLSKDSTFINKDTLITISFKDNFKFQLKNIEKEVISEHQYDDIINSKIGKFKIIKNPVIGNDYSDVFIFINKRSVVIDAYRKGVSISTIGKNSSVLSLSIKNTVRNKAENFLDELIKQYNLDAVNDKSEVSKKTKEFLEERLAKVYLDLASIQDSAKNYKKDNSITGLSKEGELALENASKNNEKLIDLKIQLAYAESISNNLRKNNSSDKTLPQILGFSDPSVSSSIDRYNELVLAKNKLSINAGEKNPEILQLMSEIENLRLNLGKSIENLIFSLKSELNSLQRAASLVNNKVSSIPTIERGYIDIARQQEIIANLYSYLLKKKEETAISLAVTVPNAKIIDVAYSSGIPVSPKKKIIYLAVMLLGILVPFVIIYLKNLLDTKIHNKKDIEAALSVPFLGDIPRSESDQKIIVSHDARSSGSEAFRLIRTNLDFMLANNSQSSKFIFITSTTSGEGKSFISINLAATLALSNKKVLLMGMDLRAPKVTEYLGIESRKGVTNYITNDDLSLDDIKFTIPEAKGLDIISSGAIPPNPAELLASKSIEDLFKEVRDLDYYDFIIVDTAPVNLVTDTLLISKYADMFLYVVRANYLDKRLLAVPEELYKSKRLPNMSIVLNDTDPKRSYGYGYGGYGYGYLSEDETKPWYKKMFSK